ATCGGTGGTACTGTTGGGGATATAGAATCCCTGCCTTATATAGAATCTGTAAGGCAATTACTATGGGAATTAGGTGACAATAACGCCATTGTTGTTCATTTAACTCTGGTTCCATTCCTTTCCGCAGCCGGCGAATTAAAGACCAAACCGACTCAGCATTCAGTTAAAACGCTGATGGAAAGTGGAATTCAGGCCGATATTCTGGTATGCCGTACAGAGCATGAATTGTCTGATGAGATCAAAGAAAAATTGGCGCTGTTCTGTAATGTGAAACGCGAAGCTGTTATTCAATCTATAGATGCATCTACGATTTATGATGTTCCTATCCTGATGCAGGAAGAAGGCCTTGATACTGTAGCCCTGAAGAAGTTGGCATTAGCTGATGATACGGCGCCTGACCTTGGTCAATGGCATGAGTTTCTCGACAGACATAAACACCCTAAAAGTGAGGTCACTGTAGGACTCATAGGCAAGTATGTGGAATTACAGGATTCTTACAAATCGATCCTGGAATCCTTTATTCACGCAGGAGCGATCAATGAAGTAAAAGTAAATGTTAGGTCTATTCATTCCGAGTATATTACCAAAGCCAATTTTGAACAAAAAATGAAGGGATTAGACGGCATTTTAGTCGCTCCCGGATTTGGGGAAAGAGGAATAGAAGGCAAGATCAAAGCAGTTCGTTACGCCAGAGAAAATGGAATTCCCTTTCTTGGGATTTGTCTGGGGATGCAGATGGCGGTGATCGAATTTGGTCGTAATGTATTGGGATTGGAAGGAGCCAATTCAACCGAAATGGATGAAGAAACCTCTTATCCTGTAATCAGTCTTATGGAAGAACAAAAGCATATTACCAATATGGGGGGTACTATGAGGCTTGGCGCCTGGGATTGTGACTTAAAGGAAGGAAGTTTGGCTTCCAGGATCTACCACGGACAGAATCGCATATCTGAAAGGCACAGGCACCGTTATGAATTCAATAATGATTATAAAGAACAGTTTGAAAAAGCAGGTATGGTGGCTTCAGGGATCAACAGTGAGACTCAACTGGTTGAAATCATAGAGTTGCCAGACCATCCATGGTTCGTGGGGGTACAATATCACCCGGAATACAGAAGTACAGTAGCAAATCCACATCCATTATTTGTTGGATTCATCAAGGCGGTTCAGCTTCATAAAAAACAACAAACCAATGCCAGTATGGCATAAACTCCACAATTGGGCCTATATTTGCAAACCCGTAATTAAGATACCTCTCCCATCTCTGAGATGGACGATGAGAAGGTAGATACGACAGATATTAGATGGAAGAGAAAAAATTAGACCTTAATTCGATAATCGGCTTTGTCCTGATCTTTGGGATATTACTTTTCTGGTTTTACCAGAATCAACCCACACCGGAAGAAATTGAAGCCCAAAAAGCACAGATTGAACAGCAGCAGGAAGCTGAAAATGCTACCGAAGCAGAGGTTAGTCCAGCAGCAGTAGATAGTCAGCCTGTAAATTTACAGGACTCCACCTCCCTGGCAGACTACAGAAATGCCATGGGAGAATTTAGTTTTACTTCAGTTTCAGAAGGCGTTACCGTGCTGGAGAACGATGTGCTGTATTTGGAAATCAACAATAAAGGAGGGCAAATTACCGAAGCCAGACTGAAGGAATTTATTACCTACGATTCTATTCCGGTTTATTTAGTCAAAGACGGAAACGCGACCTTCAATCTCAATTTTATGACCCGCAACAACAGGGTTATCAATACAAAAGATCTCTTTTTCGAGCCTTCACTCAGCAGCAGTGGTGAGAATCAGTTGTTATCTATGAAAGCGAAGGTAGGGCCTCAGCAATTCCTCGAATATCGCTATGAGATTAAACCCGGGGAGTACCTGGTTGGTTTCACCCTTCGCTCACAAGGTCTCAATAATATTTTTAACAACAGTCAGGCCGTAAATCTCAATTGGAGGCTCAAGGGGATTCGCCACAATAAGAGTATTCAGTACGGGAACCGATATACACGTCTAACCTATAACCACGAAGACGGGAAGGTGAGTAAATTATCGGAAACCAGTGACGATGAAGAAACGGAAACCGACATAAAATGGCTGTCTTACCGACAGCATTTTTTCAGTTCGATCCTCACCACCAACACCCCCTTTGAAACGGCTGAACTTACTTCAAAGAATTTAGTGGAAGAAGAGAGTAAGGAAGCCCGGTTTACAAAAGAGTACTCAACGACCGCTCCTTTACAATTAGAGGGAGGCGAGTTGTCCTATGCCATGAATTGGTATTACGGACCAACTGATATTGACGTGCTGGAGAAATACAAAGATCTGGGACTGGTGGAATCTATCCCATACGGATGGGGTATTTTCGGTTGGATCAACCGCCATATCTTTACGCCATTCTACGGCTTTTTAAGCTCTTTTCTGCCCTTCGGGATAGCGATTGTTGTGATGACAATTATCGTACGACTATTAATGTCTCCGGTAACTTATAAATCATATCTCTCCCAGGCAAAGATGAAGGTTTTAAAGCCTGAGATCACAGAACTGGGTGAGAAGTACAAGGACAATGCTATGAAAAAGCAGCAGGAGACCATGAAGTTGTACAATAAAGCCGGGGTGAGTCCGATGAGCGGATGTGTACCCGCCTTGCTACAGCTCCCCATCTTCTATGCCCTGTTTATGTTTTTTCCAACTTCTTTTGCCTTGAGACAGAAGTCGTTCTTATGGGCCGAAGATCTTTCTTCCTACGACACTATTGCCCAATTGCCGTTCAGTATTCCTTTTTACGGTGACCACGTAAGTCTGTTCCCAATTCTGGCCTCTATAGCGATTTTTATCTATATGATGATGACAACAGGACAGAATATGCAGACTCAGCCGGGGATGCCCAATATGAAGTTTATCATGTACTTGTCCCCTCTGATGATGTTGTTCTTCTTTAACAACTATGCGAGTGGATTGAGTTTGTACTATTTTGTTTCCAACCTCATTACCATCTTTATCATGCTGGCCATTAAGCGTTTTATCCTTGATGAGGAAAAAATCCACGCACAGATTCAGCTTAACAAGGCAAAGCCGAAGAAGGAAAATCGTTTCCAGAAGAAGATGAGAGAGATGATGGAACAAGCAGAGCAACAGAAAAAAAATAAGTAAACCTCCATTAGTACTTACAATTCAGGTCTTTAGTATTGCCTATTTGCTTGGGAATGTATACTAAAGGATATCCCCTTGCGTTTTGGATTTGATGATTAAACCTTTTTCCGAACACACAGTCCTAGAAGAATAACATAAAATCAAACCCATGAAAAACTGGAAACTTATTGCCAGCGCTTTTTTATTGATGTTTTTTGTCCACAGTCCCGAGGTTGAGGCACAAGTTGCATCCCGCAGGACAAATACAGTAGTAAGAGTAAAACGCGCTAAAAAAAGAAAAGTACGAAGGAAAAAACGAAGAGTAAGACGCAGAACATTACGGAGGTTGCCGGCCAATACCAGGGCGAGAGTCTGGCGTAATGTATCTTATTATCCCGTAGGGGGTATGTATTACGTAGCTCGTAGAGGAGTATACGCAAGGGCATTCCCACCCAGAGGATTCAGGATCAGGACCGTACCAGGAGCCCTTACTCGATTGATGGTAAGAGGGGCGGTGTACTATTATTCAGCAGGAGTTTTCTATCGAAATGTCGATGAGGAGTACGAAGTTGTTGCAGCACCGGTAGGGGCAGTGATCAACGAACTACCTGAAGATGCAGAAGAGATGGACTTTGATGGCATCACCACTTATGAACTAAATGAGACCCTTTACAAGGCGATTGATGACGGCTATGAGGTTGTCGATTTTATGGATGGTGACGAATAGATAAACATACATCTACAAAATCAAAAAGCTCCCATGAAAATGGGAGCTTTTTTTTGTTGGTTATGTTTGGTAAGATTTGGGATTCCAAATATGCAGTATTTGAAACCTTTTTAAAAAGTTTAGTTGTAAAGCCTTTGATTTTGTATGCTAACCGTTTTGATTTTGTTGTTTGAGGTCTACGCGAGATTCGTTTGGTTTATCACAATAAAAAAATGGCTGCACAATGCAGCCATTTTTATGAACGAAACAAAATGAATTAATTAGTTGTTTGTATCTGGTATCATTACCTGGTTCAGAACATGGATCACTCCATTTCCGGCTTGCACGTCTACGGCAACAATTCCAATGCCGGTAGCTCCGGATCCGTCGGTGACGTCAGCGATGTTGTCTCCCGTTCCCGGCAGGTTAATAGTGATATCGTCTCCTTCCAGTGTACCGGCCATGATTCCGTCTGTAAGATCTCCAGATCTTACATTTGCTCCTGCAACTACGTGGTGTAGCAATACCTGAGTTAAAACTGATTCTTCTGGGATTTCAGTCAGCGCATCAAAAGCTGCGTTTGTTGGCGCGAATACTGTAAAGTCCGGATCAATCATATCGCCATTTCCTCCTTCTGTTCTGGATAGGATTCCTGCGAAATCAGTAGCTGGTGTTAATTCGGTAAGCGCAGAAACCAGAGTAGTGAAGTTTGGATCTGCAACAGCGAAAGTAACTACAGTTGGTACGTCAATAACAGCGGTAACAGCGTGAATTACTCCGTTAGTAGCAACGATGTCTGCAATAGCTACATCGCTCACTCCGTTTAGTGTTACACCACTATCTGTATTTATATACAGACTTAGGTTGTCTCCATCGGCATTTGTACCGGCAGTTGTAACATATGAGTTGCTAAGTGCTGTTGAAAAAGCAGCAGTTCCTACAATTACATGGTTAGAAAGTATGTTTGCCAAATCATTTCCGTTAGGATTGGTGAAGGCAGTAAAAGCATCATTTA
This DNA window, taken from Muriicola soli, encodes the following:
- a CDS encoding fasciclin domain-containing protein, encoding MKTTSKFIKTGLLLLAVVFMTSCSNDDGDDPIIVSTDPDIVDLAIATEDLSILVSALQRADLVAALQADGPFTVFAPTNAAFEAFLQANNFASLEDVPVDVLTQVLLNHVVEGEFVSSSLSTTYVSSLSTAGPAGANLSLYIDTASGVTINGISDVTAADVDAANGVVHIVDAVIGLPNIVDHAVANSGLTELVGALTDGGNTTFTDLLSDDTTEFTVFAPVNDAFTAFTNPNGNDLANILSNHVIVGTAAFSTALSNSYVTTAGTNADGDNLSLYINTDSGVTLNGVSDVAIADIVATNGVIHAVTAVIDVPTVVTFAVADPNFTTLVSALTELTPATDFAGILSRTEGGNGDMIDPDFTVFAPTNAAFDALTEIPEESVLTQVLLHHVVAGANVRSGDLTDGIMAGTLEGDDITINLPGTGDNIADVTDGSGATGIGIVAVDVQAGNGVIHVLNQVMIPDTNN
- a CDS encoding CTP synthase; this encodes MAATKYVFVTGGVTSSLGKGIIAASLAKLLQARGYKTTIQKLDPYINVDPGTLNPYEHGECYVTDDGAETDLDLGHYERFLNVKTSQANNVTTGRIYQSVIEKERKGEFLGKTVQVIPHITNEIKERIQLLGKTGEYDIIITEIGGTVGDIESLPYIESVRQLLWELGDNNAIVVHLTLVPFLSAAGELKTKPTQHSVKTLMESGIQADILVCRTEHELSDEIKEKLALFCNVKREAVIQSIDASTIYDVPILMQEEGLDTVALKKLALADDTAPDLGQWHEFLDRHKHPKSEVTVGLIGKYVELQDSYKSILESFIHAGAINEVKVNVRSIHSEYITKANFEQKMKGLDGILVAPGFGERGIEGKIKAVRYARENGIPFLGICLGMQMAVIEFGRNVLGLEGANSTEMDEETSYPVISLMEEQKHITNMGGTMRLGAWDCDLKEGSLASRIYHGQNRISERHRHRYEFNNDYKEQFEKAGMVASGINSETQLVEIIELPDHPWFVGVQYHPEYRSTVANPHPLFVGFIKAVQLHKKQQTNASMA
- the yidC gene encoding membrane protein insertase YidC, which encodes MEEKKLDLNSIIGFVLIFGILLFWFYQNQPTPEEIEAQKAQIEQQQEAENATEAEVSPAAVDSQPVNLQDSTSLADYRNAMGEFSFTSVSEGVTVLENDVLYLEINNKGGQITEARLKEFITYDSIPVYLVKDGNATFNLNFMTRNNRVINTKDLFFEPSLSSSGENQLLSMKAKVGPQQFLEYRYEIKPGEYLVGFTLRSQGLNNIFNNSQAVNLNWRLKGIRHNKSIQYGNRYTRLTYNHEDGKVSKLSETSDDEETETDIKWLSYRQHFFSSILTTNTPFETAELTSKNLVEEESKEARFTKEYSTTAPLQLEGGELSYAMNWYYGPTDIDVLEKYKDLGLVESIPYGWGIFGWINRHIFTPFYGFLSSFLPFGIAIVVMTIIVRLLMSPVTYKSYLSQAKMKVLKPEITELGEKYKDNAMKKQQETMKLYNKAGVSPMSGCVPALLQLPIFYALFMFFPTSFALRQKSFLWAEDLSSYDTIAQLPFSIPFYGDHVSLFPILASIAIFIYMMMTTGQNMQTQPGMPNMKFIMYLSPLMMLFFFNNYASGLSLYYFVSNLITIFIMLAIKRFILDEEKIHAQIQLNKAKPKKENRFQKKMREMMEQAEQQKKNK
- a CDS encoding DUF6515 family protein → MKNWKLIASAFLLMFFVHSPEVEAQVASRRTNTVVRVKRAKKRKVRRKKRRVRRRTLRRLPANTRARVWRNVSYYPVGGMYYVARRGVYARAFPPRGFRIRTVPGALTRLMVRGAVYYYSAGVFYRNVDEEYEVVAAPVGAVINELPEDAEEMDFDGITTYELNETLYKAIDDGYEVVDFMDGDE